A DNA window from Syntrophaceae bacterium contains the following coding sequences:
- a CDS encoding DUF3788 domain-containing protein codes for MAQSGLRMTDPGGPPAPGEVEAWIGGEAWECWLRVESMIERNYPGVFAPEWLFGGKKHGWSRRYKKGKSFCTLIPERNRFALLIVFGAEELAKVEAMRQDLSERTRRDYDAATTYHDGKWLLLAVDADEIAADTERLLAVKRKPRNIAK; via the coding sequence ATGGCACAGAGCGGTCTTCGCATGACGGACCCGGGGGGGCCTCCCGCCCCGGGGGAAGTCGAGGCTTGGATCGGCGGTGAGGCTTGGGAATGCTGGCTGCGCGTCGAGTCCATGATCGAGCGCAACTACCCGGGTGTCTTCGCGCCGGAGTGGCTGTTTGGAGGAAAGAAACACGGCTGGTCGCGCCGCTATAAAAAGGGGAAGTCATTCTGCACGCTGATTCCGGAAAGGAACCGCTTCGCCCTGCTGATCGTCTTCGGCGCGGAGGAGCTGGCGAAGGTGGAGGCGATGCGGCAGGATCTGTCAGAGCGGACCCGGAGGGACTACGACGCGGCCACGACCTACCACGACGGGAAATGGCTGCTTCTCGCCGTCGACGCGGATGAAATCGCGGCCGACACGGAGCGGCTGCTGGCGGTGAAGCGGAAGCCGCGAAACATAGCGAAATAA
- a CDS encoding ABC transporter permease, giving the protein MNRLRIRELVRKEFLSLFRDPKNRRILVIAPIIQILVFGYVVNYDIRHIRVAWLDQAQTRESRLLAENFQGNGIFDITHPVRDTRALEDLLLKGKVDLAVKVAPDMSRQIRRGETSEVQILADGTMSNMASVRIAYTMTVLDRYNRTLIRELNPMHMDYARVDARIRTWYNANLDSPHFFVPGIVAFIVMLISLLLTSIAIIKEKEAGTMEQLIVTPLKPVELIIGKTIPYIVISFAQMIVVTILAVFWFEIPLEGSIGLLAIATCLFLLSTLGMGLFISTVSSTQQQAMMATFFVILPFFLLSGFVFPIANMPEPVQWLTFLNPLRYFLVIIRGIFLKGVGLDVLWPQYVALIILGTAVFAGATVRFRKRLD; this is encoded by the coding sequence ATGAACCGGCTGCGTATCCGCGAACTCGTCCGCAAGGAGTTCCTCAGCCTCTTCCGGGACCCGAAGAACCGGCGCATCCTCGTCATTGCGCCCATCATCCAGATCCTCGTCTTCGGCTACGTGGTGAACTACGACATCCGCCACATCCGCGTCGCCTGGCTGGACCAGGCGCAGACCCGGGAGAGCCGCCTGCTGGCGGAGAACTTCCAGGGGAACGGGATCTTCGACATCACCCACCCCGTTCGCGATACCCGGGCGCTGGAAGATCTTCTCCTCAAGGGGAAGGTGGACCTGGCGGTCAAGGTGGCCCCCGACATGAGCCGGCAAATCCGCCGGGGCGAGACGTCGGAGGTCCAGATCCTAGCCGACGGCACCATGAGCAACATGGCATCCGTCCGGATCGCCTACACCATGACCGTCCTGGACCGGTACAACCGGACCCTGATCCGGGAACTCAACCCGATGCATATGGACTACGCCCGGGTCGACGCGCGGATCCGCACCTGGTACAACGCGAACCTGGACAGCCCCCACTTCTTCGTTCCGGGGATCGTCGCCTTCATCGTGATGCTGATCTCGCTGCTCCTCACCTCCATCGCCATCATCAAGGAGAAGGAGGCCGGGACGATGGAGCAGCTCATCGTCACGCCGCTCAAGCCGGTGGAGCTGATCATCGGCAAGACGATCCCCTACATCGTCATCTCTTTCGCCCAGATGATCGTGGTGACGATCCTGGCGGTCTTCTGGTTCGAGATCCCCCTGGAGGGGTCGATCGGCCTCCTGGCCATTGCCACCTGCCTCTTTCTTCTCTCCACCCTCGGCATGGGCCTCTTCATCTCCACGGTGTCCTCGACGCAGCAGCAGGCCATGATGGCAACCTTCTTCGTCATCCTGCCCTTCTTCCTGCTCTCGGGGTTCGTCTTCCCCATCGCCAACATGCCCGAGCCGGTCCAGTGGCTGACCTTCCTGAACCCGCTCCGCTACTTCCTCGTCATCATCCGGGGAATCTTCCTGAAGGGCGTGGGCCTGGATGTCCTCTGGCCCCAGTATGTCGCCCTCATCATCCTGGGAACCGCCGTCTTCGCCGGGGCGACGGTGCGGTTCCGGAAGCGGCTGGATTAG
- a CDS encoding GNAT family N-acetyltransferase: MKFLIRICTMEDCAMLAETIRMSFRTVAERFGLTKENAARHPSNCEEDWVLKDMERGVVYYVLEMGDRTAGCVAFERTDDAGCYLERLSVLPGNRRQGLGKVLVEHVFAEVRRLGLRRVGIAMIAEQDELKAWYKGFGFVEGVTKDYPHLPFRVTFLSRDLAGSD, translated from the coding sequence ATGAAATTTCTGATTCGCATCTGCACGATGGAAGACTGCGCCATGCTGGCCGAAACGATCCGGATGTCTTTCCGGACGGTGGCGGAGCGGTTCGGCCTGACGAAGGAGAACGCGGCCCGGCATCCCTCCAACTGCGAGGAGGACTGGGTCTTGAAGGACATGGAGCGGGGCGTCGTGTATTACGTCCTGGAGATGGGGGACCGGACCGCCGGGTGCGTCGCCTTTGAGCGGACCGACGACGCCGGGTGCTACCTGGAGCGCCTGTCGGTATTGCCCGGAAATCGACGGCAGGGCTTGGGAAAGGTGCTGGTGGAGCATGTCTTTGCCGAGGTGCGGCGTCTCGGCCTCCGCCGCGTCGGCATCGCCATGATCGCGGAGCAGGACGAGCTCAAGGCATGGTACAAGGGGTTCGGTTTCGTCGAGGGCGTCACGAAGGATTATCCCCACCTGCCGTTTCGCGTGACCTTCCTGTCTCGTGATCTTGCAGGCAGCGATTGA